From a single Herbiconiux sp. SALV-R1 genomic region:
- a CDS encoding excisionase family DNA-binding protein: MNVTEAAAQLGVSPRRVRALIADGRIRAHRVGVGWEIEGLAPSKERRALSVRSWLMLGRAVRSRALVGLSGHDRMRTAERIRRLRESDRPSRLLADWRPADAPAELYLDSLTARANRADDDYIRAALQRGPEYLRSRVDLAEVVASERAIRGESREELAERASVSARLVKSIESSQPLTSPGEVRRVLRALDIEPTALPDMVLS, encoded by the coding sequence ATGAACGTGACCGAGGCTGCTGCGCAGCTCGGTGTGTCTCCGCGGCGCGTACGGGCTTTGATCGCCGACGGGCGCATCCGGGCGCATCGGGTCGGTGTCGGCTGGGAGATCGAGGGGCTCGCGCCGAGCAAGGAGCGTCGTGCGCTCTCGGTGCGATCCTGGCTGATGCTCGGCAGAGCCGTGCGGTCGCGCGCCCTGGTCGGACTCAGCGGCCACGATCGGATGCGCACGGCGGAGCGGATCCGCCGGCTTCGGGAGAGCGACAGGCCGTCGCGCCTTCTCGCGGACTGGCGTCCGGCGGATGCCCCGGCCGAGCTCTACCTGGACAGCCTTACGGCTAGGGCTAACCGGGCGGACGACGACTACATTCGAGCGGCGCTGCAGCGGGGGCCGGAATACTTGCGGAGCAGGGTCGACCTGGCTGAGGTAGTCGCTTCCGAACGAGCCATCCGGGGTGAGAGCCGTGAGGAACTGGCCGAGAGGGCTAGTGTCTCGGCTCGGCTTGTGAAGAGCATCGAGTCATCGCAGCCACTCACCTCTCCCGGTGAGGTTCGGCGAGTTCTGCGGGCGCTGGACATCGAGCCGACCGCCTTGCCCGACATGGTCCTGTCGTGA
- a CDS encoding nucleotidyl transferase AbiEii/AbiGii toxin family protein, which yields MQLASLARSLQAKLNNEARRRGVTADVIRKQYIFTVFLSRLFSPEPQPPWILLGGNALLIRTGGGRFTQDIDLARESEWTSTDDVRAELQSLADSGAYRDPFTFVVVSVAPYSGPDPYDYGAKTAKARVQALLGAQVFDTFTVDLTERRHLDAPIDQVPLRAVVEHDTLSHLPSVPTTPLENHLADKVCAMYERHGRDGDSPSTRYRDLADIIRMLDAGPIDASRLRKVLKREAGQRRITLPSRMEAPAEEWRIAFPRQARTFAEYPSKLYELDASLDETRTCLDPILSGERTSGTWVREERTWSD from the coding sequence ATGCAGCTGGCGAGCCTCGCCCGATCGCTTCAGGCCAAGCTGAACAACGAGGCGCGCCGGCGCGGTGTGACCGCGGATGTCATCCGCAAGCAGTACATCTTCACGGTCTTCCTGAGCAGGTTGTTCTCTCCGGAGCCGCAGCCACCCTGGATCCTTCTCGGCGGGAACGCACTGCTCATCCGCACCGGCGGTGGACGCTTCACGCAAGACATCGACCTTGCCCGCGAGAGCGAGTGGACTTCGACCGACGACGTGCGCGCCGAGCTACAGTCACTCGCCGATTCCGGCGCATACCGGGATCCGTTCACTTTCGTGGTGGTTTCAGTCGCGCCGTACTCCGGGCCGGACCCATACGACTACGGCGCGAAGACAGCGAAGGCGAGGGTGCAGGCACTTCTCGGTGCCCAGGTCTTCGACACGTTCACCGTTGACCTCACCGAGAGGCGTCACCTCGACGCTCCCATCGATCAGGTGCCCCTCCGAGCGGTAGTCGAGCACGACACTCTCTCCCACCTGCCGTCGGTGCCGACGACACCGCTCGAGAACCACCTGGCCGACAAGGTGTGCGCGATGTACGAGCGGCACGGGCGAGACGGCGACTCACCCTCCACCCGCTACCGCGACCTCGCCGACATCATCCGAATGCTGGACGCCGGCCCCATCGATGCCTCTCGCCTCCGGAAAGTGCTCAAGCGCGAAGCGGGTCAGCGGAGGATCACACTACCGAGCCGCATGGAGGCACCTGCCGAAGAGTGGCGGATCGCGTTTCCGCGCCAAGCACGAACGTTTGCTGAGTACCCGAGCAAGCTCTACGAACTAGACGCCTCACTGGACGAGACACGGACGTGCCTGGACCCCATTCTTTCCGGCGAGCGGACGTCGGGCACGTGGGTTCGTGAGGAGCGCACCTGGTCCGACTAA
- a CDS encoding HipA domain-containing protein, giving the protein MSGRLEAWLEGHHAGQFVFGDGPPRFEYDAEAPATPLSLSLPRDGRATKLAPANFLENLLPENERTRQRMASAYSARSASAFDLLSAAGGDVAGGLVLLPEGGSPSVGAAELSPALHRDIAERAAAIKRDSSETVPRSGSARFSLAGAQGKFALAWVERDWYWPNASVPSTHIVKPGSPEHRNIEAAEAATIELAALAGVRAPQAEVLRFGDQTSYVIERFDREAGTGALSRRLHAEDIAQSLGLPPDRKYEVSVAQVMARLKPVDHNGTLRRSFLAQLAFTVLVGDSDAHAKNYSLLLRPSGIVLSPMYDVLPMFLYPDVDQKLAMPIGGARFAREVTSRHWASLARTVGMDPDEVVGVVRRVAERVAEHNDEVWSGVDADQAAEARVYVARNIERAL; this is encoded by the coding sequence GTGAGTGGGCGGCTGGAGGCGTGGCTGGAAGGGCATCACGCCGGACAATTTGTTTTCGGTGACGGGCCGCCGCGCTTCGAGTACGACGCGGAGGCTCCGGCGACGCCTCTCTCGCTGTCACTACCTCGGGACGGCCGGGCCACGAAGCTTGCCCCGGCGAACTTTCTCGAAAACCTGCTCCCCGAGAACGAACGAACCCGTCAGCGGATGGCATCCGCCTATTCGGCGCGGAGCGCGAGTGCCTTCGACCTGCTCTCTGCTGCCGGTGGCGACGTGGCGGGAGGTCTCGTTCTCCTGCCGGAGGGCGGGAGCCCCTCGGTGGGTGCCGCGGAACTCAGTCCTGCCCTTCACCGCGATATCGCGGAGCGTGCAGCCGCGATCAAGCGGGACTCGAGCGAAACGGTGCCGCGCAGTGGTTCGGCGCGTTTCTCGTTGGCTGGGGCCCAGGGCAAGTTTGCGCTCGCCTGGGTCGAGCGTGACTGGTACTGGCCCAACGCCTCGGTTCCGTCGACGCACATCGTCAAGCCCGGGAGCCCGGAGCATCGGAACATTGAGGCTGCGGAGGCGGCGACGATCGAGCTCGCAGCGCTGGCGGGCGTCCGTGCTCCACAAGCGGAGGTGCTGCGGTTCGGCGATCAGACGTCGTACGTGATCGAACGATTCGACCGCGAAGCGGGCACCGGCGCGCTCTCACGACGTCTGCACGCCGAAGACATCGCTCAGAGCCTCGGCCTGCCGCCCGATCGAAAGTACGAGGTGTCCGTCGCCCAGGTGATGGCCCGGCTGAAGCCGGTCGATCACAACGGCACCCTCCGACGGAGCTTTCTCGCGCAGCTGGCGTTCACCGTTCTCGTCGGCGACTCGGATGCCCATGCAAAGAATTACTCCCTCTTGCTGCGGCCGAGCGGCATCGTGTTGTCGCCGATGTATGACGTGCTGCCGATGTTTCTTTACCCCGACGTCGACCAGAAGCTGGCGATGCCGATCGGCGGAGCGCGTTTCGCGCGGGAGGTGACGTCTCGTCATTGGGCTTCGCTGGCCCGAACGGTCGGCATGGACCCGGATGAGGTGGTCGGCGTGGTTCGCCGGGTCGCCGAGCGTGTGGCCGAGCACAACGACGAGGTGTGGAGCGGTGTCGATGCCGACCAGGCTGCCGAGGCCAGGGTCTACGTCGCGCGCAACATCGAGCGAGCGCTCTAG
- a CDS encoding site-specific integrase translates to MAGSVTPYSTSQGKRYRVRYRKPVHTQTDKRGFKTKREAELFLASVTVSKAAGDYIDPALARVSVGDLAPLWLRSKLVLKPSSSKPLEVAWGVHVAERWGHREISTIVPSEVQVWVSELAGRRSPSVVIRAHGVLAGILDMAVTDRRLPRNPARGVKLPRKTGKLNRVYLSHDQVHTLAGPSAHPTLALCLAYTGIRWGEATALRVRHINFLRRRLNVEENAVKVGAVIHLGTTNGHERRSVPYPELLSAGLAEQCADKGPTQLVFGGGTFHMKSPDSVDGWFVNAVRRAQQANPDFPSLTPHDLRHTAASLAISSGANVKAVQRMLGHASAAMTLDTYGDLFDDDLEMVAAKMQDAAREASVGKAWASNLA, encoded by the coding sequence ATGGCAGGCAGCGTGACCCCGTACAGCACCTCGCAAGGCAAGCGATACCGCGTGCGGTATCGGAAGCCAGTTCACACCCAGACGGACAAGCGGGGTTTCAAGACCAAGCGCGAGGCCGAGCTGTTCCTGGCTTCGGTGACGGTGTCGAAGGCCGCCGGTGACTACATCGATCCCGCTCTGGCTCGCGTCTCGGTCGGGGACCTCGCTCCGCTATGGCTGCGCTCGAAGTTGGTGCTCAAGCCCTCATCGTCAAAGCCGCTTGAGGTCGCCTGGGGCGTGCACGTGGCAGAGCGATGGGGGCACCGCGAAATCTCCACCATCGTTCCCTCAGAGGTGCAGGTCTGGGTGAGCGAGCTGGCAGGTCGTCGATCGCCCTCCGTGGTGATCCGGGCGCACGGCGTCCTCGCCGGCATCCTCGACATGGCCGTGACCGACCGTCGACTCCCTCGCAACCCAGCGCGCGGAGTGAAGCTGCCCCGCAAGACCGGAAAGCTGAATCGTGTCTACCTCAGTCACGACCAGGTACACACTCTCGCCGGCCCGTCTGCGCATCCGACGCTCGCGCTCTGCCTCGCCTACACCGGCATCCGATGGGGAGAGGCTACCGCGCTGCGCGTGCGGCACATCAACTTCCTCCGACGCCGGCTGAACGTCGAGGAGAACGCCGTGAAGGTTGGTGCCGTTATCCACCTCGGCACGACCAATGGGCACGAGCGCCGGTCCGTGCCCTACCCGGAACTGCTCAGCGCCGGACTCGCCGAACAGTGCGCCGACAAGGGGCCCACGCAACTCGTGTTCGGTGGCGGCACCTTCCACATGAAGTCACCAGACTCCGTCGACGGATGGTTCGTGAACGCCGTCCGCCGCGCGCAGCAGGCCAACCCCGACTTCCCCAGCCTCACTCCGCACGACCTTCGTCACACGGCCGCGTCGCTCGCGATCAGCAGCGGCGCGAACGTAAAAGCGGTGCAACGGATGCTCGGCCACGCCTCGGCCGCCATGACCCTCGACACCTACGGCGATCTGTTCGACGACGACCTCGAGATGGTGGCCGCCAAGATGCAGGACGCAGCACGCGAGGCGAGCGTCGGCAAAGCCTGGGCGAGCAACCTGGCGTAA
- a CDS encoding type IV toxin-antitoxin system AbiEi family antitoxin domain-containing protein: MRAVDALEVLELLGSTQRGLVTTAQARESGLSGVDLTRLSDSGKLLRVRHGVYALPSAGADRLQDLRAAWLAASANGDVVVSGASAAVVHGLGDLVPAAHEFTAPVRRQSTLPDLRFHRAELSDDDVTVVDGLPVTTVVRTAADLAASLLDSDHLTGVLSAAVENLDVDVEELAQALSPYATRYGFDSGRALLAEVAPGYVAAALSSAVRTAVTHSPRFRKQALKLLAEPDGAKTLLSFLEERLAS, encoded by the coding sequence ATGCGTGCTGTTGATGCTTTGGAAGTTCTCGAACTGCTCGGTTCGACGCAGCGCGGTCTCGTGACGACCGCTCAGGCTCGCGAATCGGGCCTGTCGGGCGTAGACCTGACCCGTCTTAGCGACTCCGGGAAGCTTCTCCGTGTCCGCCACGGCGTTTATGCGCTGCCCTCGGCGGGCGCTGACCGACTACAAGACCTGCGTGCGGCGTGGCTGGCAGCCTCGGCGAACGGCGACGTTGTCGTTTCCGGCGCCTCGGCGGCCGTCGTACATGGTCTTGGTGACCTCGTTCCCGCGGCCCACGAGTTCACTGCACCGGTGCGCCGCCAGAGCACGCTGCCGGACCTCCGATTCCACCGCGCCGAGTTGAGCGACGACGATGTGACCGTGGTCGACGGGCTTCCGGTAACCACAGTGGTGCGCACAGCCGCCGACCTCGCTGCGTCGTTGCTGGATTCCGACCACCTCACCGGAGTTCTGTCCGCCGCGGTCGAGAATCTGGATGTCGACGTCGAAGAGCTCGCGCAGGCGCTCTCCCCCTATGCCACACGCTACGGTTTCGACTCCGGGCGAGCGCTTCTCGCAGAGGTCGCACCCGGATACGTGGCAGCTGCGCTCAGCAGCGCAGTTCGCACGGCCGTCACACACTCACCCCGATTTCGGAAGCAGGCCCTGAAGCTTCTCGCAGAGCCCGATGGCGCGAAGACGCTCCTGTCATTCCTCGAGGAGCGCCTCGCTTCATAA
- a CDS encoding HNH endonuclease codes for MRTLVLNAGYEPLGVVSFKRALVLVLNGKARILAHDDEHPVFGTSGAYERPAVILLTRYVRVPMNRMMPVSRRGVLRRDGQRCGYCGASATTIDHVQPRSRGGKDTWENLVACCLRCNNVKGDRTPAEMGWSLRFAPRMPHQAGWTIKGAEKAEPQWEEFLAAA; via the coding sequence ATGCGAACACTGGTCCTCAACGCAGGGTATGAGCCCCTCGGCGTCGTCTCGTTCAAGCGGGCACTCGTGCTGGTGCTGAACGGGAAGGCGCGCATTCTCGCGCACGACGACGAGCATCCGGTCTTCGGCACCTCGGGTGCCTACGAGCGGCCGGCGGTGATTCTGCTGACGCGCTACGTGCGGGTTCCGATGAACCGCATGATGCCGGTGTCGAGGCGCGGAGTGCTGCGGCGCGACGGGCAGCGCTGCGGGTACTGCGGGGCGTCGGCCACCACGATTGACCACGTGCAGCCGCGCTCGCGCGGTGGGAAGGACACGTGGGAGAACCTCGTGGCGTGCTGCCTGCGGTGCAACAACGTGAAGGGCGATCGTACGCCGGCGGAGATGGGGTGGTCGCTGCGCTTCGCGCCGCGGATGCCGCATCAGGCGGGGTGGACGATCAAGGGGGCGGAGAAGGCGGAGCCGCAGTGGGAGGAGTTCTTGGCGGCGGCGTGA